In the Candidatus Bathyarchaeia archaeon genome, GCAGCAATTCTTGCTGCCGCCCAAAAAAACAACTACTTGTAAGGCAGTTACTCTTTTTTCGTTTTTTCTTCCTCCAACCTTAACCACCACTGCGGCAGTTTCGGTTTGTCTATCCTTTCCCATGTGTCGTAGGGTTTAATGTCTAATACAGGTGTGTCGTTGAAGGCGTCTAATCCGCGCACCGTCAAAACATTGCCCTCCACTTTAAGCAGCTCCACCAACGTGAGACCGATTGAGTTGGGATGGAGGTTGGTTCTTGCCGCGAACACGCCGACCAAGGGCAAATCGCTTCTGCCTCGGGGGTGCACGTGAAGCGTTTGGGTCTTTTCTTGGGGAATTTGGTGCATCCAAAACAGCACGTAAATGTGGGAGTAGTCGGTTATGCCGTCGAGGGCGGGTTGCAGTTGGGGGTCAATTACGATTTCGGCGGTTCGGGTTTTGTCTCTAACTTGGCTGCCGATGGCTTGGGTCTTTATGTAGCCTATGGGTTTTAGGGTTATAGTTGTGGGAGAAGACACGTTTTTCCCTCACAGTTGGAGGCGACTGAACCTATATAAGGCTTCAACCAGCCAGCATTGGTATGCTGAAAGTGGGTCACCGAGGCGCAAGAGCCTACGAGCCTGAAAACACCTTGCGCAGCTTCCAAAAAGCCATCGAACTGGGCGCTGATGCAGTAGAGTTGGATGTGCGCAAAACCAAAGACGGAGAAATCGTTGTCATCCACGATGCAGACGTGAAACGCACCACTAACGGCAAAGGCTTAGTCAGCGAACTCACCCTCCAAGAAATAAAACGCCTAAAAACCGACAAGGACGAGCACATCCCCACCTTAGCGGAAGTCTTTGACCTGTTGGGCAAGCGAGTAAAGATTTTTGTTGAACTCAAAGAAGCAGGGTTAGAAGAGCAGCTTTTGGCGTTAATCCAAAAGAAGGACCTTTTGGCGAATGTGGTTGTGGTGAGTTTTCTGGAGGACGCCTTGGCAAAGGTTAAGGCGCTTAACCCCCAAATTGAAACGGGGCTGATTTATGTGAAGCATAAAAACCCGATTAAAGCCGCGTTGGCTTTGAAGGTGCAGTGGCTGGTGACGCTTTACCGGTTTACGCATACGGCTAACGTGCAAAAAGCCCACGAGAACGGGTTGCAGGTTCTGGTTTGGACGGT is a window encoding:
- the tsaA gene encoding tRNA (N6-threonylcarbamoyladenosine(37)-N6)-methyltransferase TrmO, encoding MSSPTTITLKPIGYIKTQAIGSQVRDKTRTAEIVIDPQLQPALDGITDYSHIYVLFWMHQIPQEKTQTLHVHPRGRSDLPLVGVFAARTNLHPNSIGLTLVELLKVEGNVLTVRGLDAFNDTPVLDIKPYDTWERIDKPKLPQWWLRLEEEKTKKE
- a CDS encoding glycerophosphodiester phosphodiesterase gives rise to the protein MLKVGHRGARAYEPENTLRSFQKAIELGADAVELDVRKTKDGEIVVIHDADVKRTTNGKGLVSELTLQEIKRLKTDKDEHIPTLAEVFDLLGKRVKIFVELKEAGLEEQLLALIQKKDLLANVVVVSFLEDALAKVKALNPQIETGLIYVKHKNPIKAALALKVQWLVTLYRFTHTANVQKAHENGLQVLVWTVNTAEEAEVMAKKGVDGIASDKPDIL